From the genome of Amylibacter sp. IMCC11727:
CAGTTTCACTGAAGTTTTCATCTGTTTAACTTTCCTAAGTTGCGCATTTTTTGTGCTTCGTGGCAGTGATACGCGCCGCGCCGCCCCTTCCGTCGCCGCTTTGGCAAAAAAAATTTTGCGACATCCCGCCGCAAGACAGGTTGTCCCAGTTCAATCGGATCAAAGCTGTCCTATATAGTCTGCATGGAACAAACAGATCACATCACCAACGACAACTTGGCCGAACGCGAAGCAAAGCCAGCCATGCTGCGCGGCTGGCGTCGTAAATGCCCAAATTGCGGTACGGGTCCGATGCTCAAGGGCTATTTGACTGTGCGCGACACTTGCGAAGTGTGTTCCGAAGAATTGCATCACCACCGCGCCGATGACGGCCCGTCTTATGTGACTATTCTTGTCTGTGGCCATATCCTTGCGCCCATTATGATGTATGTTTTTGAAACATGGCGCCCTGATACTCTGGTGCTGACTGTTAGCTTCATGATCGCTTTTGTGGCACTGGCATTGTATCTATTGCCACGGATCAAAGGCGTCTTTGTGGGTCTGCAATGGGCCAAACGCATGCACGGCTTTGGCCGTGACGCAGCGCAATCCCCAGCCGAATAACCAGAACCGCTAGACTTTTTGCCTGCTGCCCGATTTATATGGGCCAAACAATTACAGGCACACTCATGTCCGATACTTTGCCCAAAGACGTTCCGATAAAAAACGCCGCTACAGTCATTCTGGTGCGGGATGCGCAGGATGGTCCGCAGGTTTTGATGGGCCAACGGGGCAAAGCCGCAGTATTCATGCCCAATAAATTTGTCTTTCCAGGCGGGGGGCTTGATGCCGCGGATGCCGAAGTCACGCTTAATGGCAGCGCTTCAAAAACCTGCATGACACGCCTCACCAACCTATCTGACGATGATATCGCGCTTCCCTTGCTGGCCGCAGCCATTCGCGAAATGTGGGAAGAAACAGGCCACGCTATTGGCACACCATCAGATCGCGCCGCCGAATTGGCCAACACCCAGCCCGAAAACTGGCGCAGCTTTTTCCAATCTGGCCACCTGCCTGATCCGTCTGGGCTGGAGTTCATTTTTCGCGCTGTCACGCCACCAGGTCGCCCTCGTCGGTTCGATGCCCGATTCTTTTTGGGCCGTGCGGATCTGATCCAAGGGGATTTGGATGATTTCTCTCGCGCCGAAGATGAATTATCCCACCTCCAGTGGATTCCTCTGTCGAAATCTCGTGAATTTGACCTCCCCTTCATCACCGAAGTGGTGCTGGCAGAGGTGCAAAACCGACTGGCCAACCCAGACGCAGATCACCCCGTTCCGTTTTTCAGTCATGACGGCGAGCGATCCCAATTCCTCAGTCTGTAGACGGTATCGGGAATTAAGTCCACTTTACCTGCCGATTAAGTCCAGTTATATGGGCGTATGGCCCTTTCCGAAGACCTCTTTTTCCTCGACCCCGCGTTCGAGGGCAGCTTGCAAAGCCAAATTCGCCAGATCGTGGCCTCGGCTATTCTATCGCGGCGCTTTTTGCCGGGGGAACGATTGCCCTCATCTCGCAAACTGGCAAAACACTTGGGCATCAGCCGCATTACCGTCACGCTGTCTTATCAGGAATTGGTGGCAGACGGATATCTTGCAACGCGATCCCGTTCTGGCTTTTTTGTGGCCGACGATGCACCGTCTTCTGCGTTTGATGGCAAAACCGCCCCCCAACACGATCAGGTGGATTGGGACAGCGCCCTTTTGCGTAACTATGCAGGCGCCGCCAAAGTGGAGAAAACCTTTAACTGGCAGTCCTACCCCTACCCTTTCATCTATGGCCAAGCGGATCCAAAACTGTTCAGCCATTCTAACTGGCGGCTCTGCGCGCATCAGGCACTCGGCAAAAAGGAATTTGACAGCCTTACCTCTGATTACGCCGAAGAAGACGACCCCCAACTGATCGACTTTATCGCGCGCCATACGCTGACACGGCGCGGCATTCACGCGAACCGCGATCAAATCCTGTTGACCGTGGGGGCACAAAACGCTCTCTGGATGGTGGCGCAGCTGCTGCTTGGTCCAAACCGCAAAGCAGCCTATGAAAATCCAGGCTACCCGGGGTTGCGCGGTATTTTGCGCCAATCTGATTGCACGCTTGTGGCCATCGACGTGGACAAAGACGGCATGAACCCCGCCGATTTGCCTGAAGATACAGATGTGGTGTTCACCACCCCCAGCCACCACGCCCCAACCGCCGCAACGATGCCCATGTCCCGCCGTCATGCGTTGTTAAAGCGGGCAACGGACAGCAACATGATCATTGTCGAAGACGACTATGAATTTGAAATGTCGTTCCTCAATGCTCCGTCCCCCGCGCTCAAGTCACTCGATACCGAAGGGCGCGTGATTTACGTTGGCAGCTTTTCGAAATCTTTGTTCCCGGGTCTGCGTCTTGGCTACCTCGTTGCCTCCGAACCGCTCATCCGACAGGCCCGCGCCCTGCGCTCCACAGTGTTGCGCCATCCTCCGGGCCACATGCAGCGCACCACCGCAAATTTCCTTGCCCTTGGGCACTATGATGCCCTGATCCGCCGCATGAAAGACGCCTATTTCGAACGCCGCCAAGTGATGGCACAGGCGCTCGAAGACCACGACCTTACGGTGGCTGGCTCCGCATCTTTTGGCGGGTCATCGTTTTGGATGCGTGCCCCCGATCACGTCAACACCGAACACCTCGCCGCAGAACTGAAATCCCAAGGTGTGCTCATCGAACCTGGCGCTCCTTTCTTTGAAGGCCGCGAAGGCCCACACAATCATTATCGGTTGGCTTATTCGTCCATCGACAGTGCGGCGATCCCCAAAGGTGTATCCATCATTTCAAAAGTGATAAAAAACCTCTAGCGCTCAGAGCGCAGTTTTGTCACAGTATGGGTCGTTGGAATCATTCAATGGGTCATCTGGCACTATCCTATGCCCCTTAAAAGATTCCAGTGTTCGCGCAGGGGAACATCCGTTTGGGTATCCCTTGCAAGTAAATCGCTGCGGTGCTGTCAAATCACCGCAGATCAGGGAGAATAACATGAAATTGACTAAAACACTCACAGCTATGGCCGTGGCTCTTGCTGCTACAACAGGTACAGCAGCAAACGCACTGGACGAACTGGTTGTTGCTTACTTCTTGGAATGGCCAACACCAAACCAGTACGCGCAAGCAAACAAGCTCTACTCCGAAAAACTGGGCATTCCAGTGAAATGGGTTGCATTCGACGCAGGTACAGCAATGTCCGCAGCGATGGCGTCTGGCGACGTACACATCTCCTACTCACAAGGTGTAACACCGTTCTTGGTAGCAACTGCTGCTGGTCAAGACCTTCAGGTCGTAGACATCGCCGTATCCTACTCTGACAACGACAACTGTGTTGTACGTTCCGAGCTGGAAATCTCCAAAGACAACGTGATGGAATTGAAAGGCAAGAAAGTTGCTGTTCCTTTGGGCACAGCTGCACACTCTGGCTTCCTCGCACAGATCGCGCACTTCGGTATGTCCGAGTCTGACTTCACAATCGTTGACATGGCACCATCTGACTCCGCTGCTGCGTTTGCACAGCCAAACACAGACCTCGCTATGGCATGTGGTTGGGGCGGTTCCTTGCGCGCAATGAAGCAGCACGGCAACCCAATCATCGAAGGTGCTGAAAAAGAAGCCGTTGTTGGTAAAGTGTTCGACGTAACATCCGTTCCAACAGCATTCGGTGAAGAAAACCCAGACATCCTGGCGAAATTCTTGGCAATTACTGCGGAAATGAACGCACAATACGCCAAAGACCCAGCGCCAATGATGGAAGGCATCGCCAAAGAAGCTGGTATGGACATGGAAGGCACATCTGCTGTTATCGGCACGTTCGTATTCCCTGACACAGCAACTCAGCTGTCCGCAGACTGGATGGGTGGTGGCGTAGCCGAGTACCTGGCAGAAAAAGCGGCAGGCCTTGGCGACAAGATCACACCACTGTCTGATTACTCTGCAGTTGTGAACTCTTCTTACCTGGAAGCTGCTTCAAAAATGTAAGGAATTCGCCTGATATTCAGGCGTTTCATA
Proteins encoded in this window:
- a CDS encoding DUF983 domain-containing protein produces the protein MEQTDHITNDNLAEREAKPAMLRGWRRKCPNCGTGPMLKGYLTVRDTCEVCSEELHHHRADDGPSYVTILVCGHILAPIMMYVFETWRPDTLVLTVSFMIAFVALALYLLPRIKGVFVGLQWAKRMHGFGRDAAQSPAE
- a CDS encoding NUDIX hydrolase, which produces MSDTLPKDVPIKNAATVILVRDAQDGPQVLMGQRGKAAVFMPNKFVFPGGGLDAADAEVTLNGSASKTCMTRLTNLSDDDIALPLLAAAIREMWEETGHAIGTPSDRAAELANTQPENWRSFFQSGHLPDPSGLEFIFRAVTPPGRPRRFDARFFLGRADLIQGDLDDFSRAEDELSHLQWIPLSKSREFDLPFITEVVLAEVQNRLANPDADHPVPFFSHDGERSQFLSL
- a CDS encoding ABC transporter substrate-binding protein, encoding MKLTKTLTAMAVALAATTGTAANALDELVVAYFLEWPTPNQYAQANKLYSEKLGIPVKWVAFDAGTAMSAAMASGDVHISYSQGVTPFLVATAAGQDLQVVDIAVSYSDNDNCVVRSELEISKDNVMELKGKKVAVPLGTAAHSGFLAQIAHFGMSESDFTIVDMAPSDSAAAFAQPNTDLAMACGWGGSLRAMKQHGNPIIEGAEKEAVVGKVFDVTSVPTAFGEENPDILAKFLAITAEMNAQYAKDPAPMMEGIAKEAGMDMEGTSAVIGTFVFPDTATQLSADWMGGGVAEYLAEKAAGLGDKITPLSDYSAVVNSSYLEAASKM
- a CDS encoding PLP-dependent aminotransferase family protein, coding for MALSEDLFFLDPAFEGSLQSQIRQIVASAILSRRFLPGERLPSSRKLAKHLGISRITVTLSYQELVADGYLATRSRSGFFVADDAPSSAFDGKTAPQHDQVDWDSALLRNYAGAAKVEKTFNWQSYPYPFIYGQADPKLFSHSNWRLCAHQALGKKEFDSLTSDYAEEDDPQLIDFIARHTLTRRGIHANRDQILLTVGAQNALWMVAQLLLGPNRKAAYENPGYPGLRGILRQSDCTLVAIDVDKDGMNPADLPEDTDVVFTTPSHHAPTAATMPMSRRHALLKRATDSNMIIVEDDYEFEMSFLNAPSPALKSLDTEGRVIYVGSFSKSLFPGLRLGYLVASEPLIRQARALRSTVLRHPPGHMQRTTANFLALGHYDALIRRMKDAYFERRQVMAQALEDHDLTVAGSASFGGSSFWMRAPDHVNTEHLAAELKSQGVLIEPGAPFFEGREGPHNHYRLAYSSIDSAAIPKGVSIISKVIKNL